A genome region from Planktothrix sp. FACHB-1365 includes the following:
- a CDS encoding response regulator produces the protein MTKILVIENEESIRENIVELLEIEEFETLSAENGKIGLAIAQSTHPDLILCDVMMPELDGYGVIEALRKEPETMMIPFIFLTAKADKLDLRKGMELGADDYLTKPFTPSELLKAISTRLEKQAVVQKASQQQLQELRSNITHSLPHELRTPLNGILASTEFLLHELDFMDTQEIREMVEQISLSGQRLYRLIMNFLLYAELELIATEPKRIAALRQYKTASSKDTITEQVMSQVQEAKREADLSLNLQDVPIAMAEMRLKKLVEELVDNALKFSNPGEPIEINGCVKDRQFVLSVKNTGREMNPQQIAQIGAHMQFERKLYEQQGSGLGLAIVQKLIELHQGQLLIETPTPNQTLVTLYLPLITDP, from the coding sequence ATGACCAAGATATTAGTGATTGAGAATGAAGAATCCATCCGAGAAAATATCGTAGAACTTTTAGAAATAGAAGAGTTTGAAACCTTATCCGCCGAGAATGGAAAAATCGGTTTAGCAATTGCCCAAAGCACTCATCCCGATTTAATCTTATGTGATGTGATGATGCCAGAACTCGATGGCTATGGGGTAATAGAAGCATTGCGGAAAGAACCAGAAACCATGATGATTCCGTTTATTTTCCTAACCGCAAAAGCTGATAAATTGGATTTAAGGAAAGGAATGGAATTAGGGGCTGATGATTATTTAACTAAACCTTTTACCCCCTCGGAATTGTTAAAAGCAATTTCGACTCGACTGGAAAAACAAGCGGTTGTTCAAAAAGCATCTCAACAACAATTACAGGAACTTCGCAGCAATATTACCCATTCTCTTCCCCATGAATTAAGAACCCCTCTGAATGGAATTCTCGCTTCAACGGAATTTCTACTCCATGAATTAGACTTTATGGATACCCAGGAAATTCGGGAAATGGTCGAGCAGATTTCTTTATCCGGTCAACGCTTATATCGGTTGATCATGAATTTTCTCCTCTATGCTGAATTAGAACTGATTGCCACCGAACCCAAACGAATTGCTGCCTTACGTCAGTATAAAACGGCATCTTCCAAAGACACCATTACTGAACAAGTCATGAGTCAGGTTCAAGAAGCAAAACGGGAGGCAGATTTATCTCTGAATTTGCAAGATGTTCCCATCGCTATGGCAGAAATGAGGTTGAAAAAACTGGTAGAAGAATTAGTTGATAATGCCTTAAAGTTTTCCAATCCAGGAGAACCGATTGAAATTAATGGATGTGTTAAAGACCGTCAATTTGTTTTATCGGTTAAAAACACCGGACGAGAAATGAATCCTCAACAAATTGCTCAAATTGGTGCCCATATGCAGTTTGAACGCAAACTCTATGAACAACAAGGCTCCGGCTTAGGATTAGCCATCGTCCAAAAACTCATCGAACTCCACCAAGGTCAACTGCTCATAGAAACTCCTACCCCCAACCAAACCCTCGTGACTCTTTATTTACCCCTAATTACTGACCCCTGA
- a CDS encoding EAL domain-containing response regulator: protein MTKILVIEDEDLIRDNIVELLESEDFEVFNAEDGKIGVQLASQHQPDLILCDVMMPELDGYGVLLKLQENPLTATIPFIFLTAKADLGDLRKGMQLGADDYLTKPCTATELLKAIVIRLEKHTILKDRYTSELKVAEAKLNQFIYQDSTTSLPNRLSLLEYFQQMLHQLASLSGTDENWKYQGMIPVLCLGVDRFSRINDLFDYESGDLLLKEVGERLRKSLSAENIITHLNADQFAILLAPILDKKLLKTTLEGLQKIISKPFVLMNREVFITISTGIALYPQDGREIQQLLRAAKQAMNDVKQQGGNHYTFYTPTCDHELSERIDLEVALRYALEREEFQLYYQPQVSLKTGNIVGAEALLRWKHPQQGMISPMKFIPIAEETGLIEPIGEWVLYQACKDSKAWRSQGLGCLRVAVNLSGRQFRTANLRQKLVQVLLNTGCEPDYLELELTESLLIRDAELSIQQLQALKALGLKIAIDDFGTGYSSLNYLQKFPFDVLKIDQCFVRNLHNNKINAAITQSLISMAHLLNLKVIAEGVETQEELDLLNEFNCNEIQGYLFSRPLNLEEFQALVKSGRKLKLSQPNS from the coding sequence ATGACTAAAATTCTTGTGATTGAAGATGAAGATTTAATTCGAGATAATATTGTAGAACTTCTCGAATCTGAAGACTTTGAAGTTTTCAATGCCGAAGACGGTAAAATCGGGGTGCAACTGGCGAGTCAACATCAACCAGATTTAATTTTGTGTGATGTGATGATGCCAGAACTCGACGGTTATGGGGTTCTCCTCAAGTTACAAGAAAACCCCCTGACAGCGACCATTCCCTTCATTTTCTTAACAGCAAAAGCTGATTTAGGAGACCTGCGGAAAGGAATGCAGCTTGGGGCTGATGATTATTTGACTAAACCCTGTACCGCCACAGAATTACTCAAAGCGATTGTGATTCGTTTAGAAAAACACACGATATTAAAAGATCGTTATACTAGCGAATTAAAAGTAGCTGAAGCTAAACTCAATCAATTCATTTATCAAGATAGTACCACAAGTTTACCCAACCGTTTATCTTTGTTGGAATATTTCCAACAAATGCTGCATCAATTAGCATCCTTATCGGGGACAGATGAAAATTGGAAGTACCAAGGCATGATTCCCGTTCTCTGTTTAGGGGTAGATCGATTTAGCCGAATTAATGATCTTTTTGACTATGAAAGCGGAGATTTACTCTTAAAAGAGGTAGGAGAACGGCTCAGAAAGAGTTTATCTGCTGAAAATATTATTACCCATCTCAATGCCGATCAATTTGCAATTTTACTAGCCCCAATTTTAGATAAAAAACTGCTTAAAACCACCCTAGAAGGATTACAAAAAATCATTTCTAAACCCTTTGTTTTAATGAACCGGGAAGTCTTCATCACCATTAGCACTGGAATTGCACTCTATCCCCAAGACGGTCGGGAGATTCAACAACTGCTGCGGGCGGCCAAACAAGCCATGAATGACGTCAAGCAACAAGGAGGAAATCACTATACCTTTTATACCCCTACCTGTGATCATGAACTCTCAGAACGGATTGATTTAGAAGTCGCCCTGCGGTATGCTTTAGAAAGGGAAGAATTTCAACTTTACTATCAACCGCAAGTCAGTTTAAAAACAGGAAACATTGTCGGGGCAGAAGCATTACTGCGCTGGAAACATCCCCAACAAGGAATGATTTCCCCGATGAAATTTATTCCGATTGCGGAAGAAACGGGTTTAATTGAACCGATTGGAGAATGGGTTTTATATCAAGCTTGTAAAGATAGTAAAGCATGGCGCTCTCAAGGGTTAGGCTGTTTACGGGTAGCCGTTAACTTATCGGGTCGTCAATTCCGAACGGCTAACTTGCGCCAAAAATTAGTGCAAGTTTTACTCAACACCGGCTGTGAACCGGATTATTTAGAATTAGAATTAACCGAAAGTTTGTTAATTCGAGATGCGGAATTATCCATCCAACAATTGCAAGCTTTAAAAGCCCTGGGTTTAAAAATAGCCATTGATGATTTTGGGACAGGATATTCTTCTCTCAACTATCTGCAAAAGTTTCCGTTTGATGTACTGAAAATCGATCAATGCTTCGTTCGGAATCTCCATAATAATAAAATCAATGCAGCTATTACCCAATCTTTAATTTCAATGGCGCATCTTTTAAATTTAAAAGTGATTGCTGAAGGAGTTGAAACCCAAGAAGAGTTAGATCTCTTGAATGAGTTTAATTGTAATGAAATTCAGGGATATTTATTCAGTCGTCCTCTCAATTTAGAAGAGTTTCAAGCCTTAGTTAAAAGCGGACGAAAATTAAAACTTTCTCAACCGAATTCCTAA
- a CDS encoding response regulator: protein MNKVLIIEDEDTIRENIMELLLSEEFQVLDAAQGQLGIKLASEYQPNLILCDIIMPDIDGYTVLTEMQKQPLLANIPFIFMTAKAERRDLRLGMELGADDYITKPFTPIELLSTIRARLKKQQQYLFQYAEERERANQLKQKVSELEQLSKTQEELLTRLSEELSNPMSNISLAVQMLNLLSTQANQVPDLALKQQRYLKILQEECAREVSILNQISDLKTILTPENIKFIRKLNVLQRNNYD, encoded by the coding sequence ATGAATAAAGTTTTGATTATTGAAGATGAAGATACCATTCGAGAAAATATAATGGAGTTACTTTTATCTGAAGAATTCCAAGTTTTAGATGCGGCTCAAGGTCAATTAGGGATTAAGTTAGCTTCCGAGTATCAACCCAACTTAATTCTCTGTGATATTATCATGCCGGATATTGATGGGTATACTGTTCTCACCGAGATGCAAAAACAACCCCTTCTCGCCAATATTCCATTTATTTTTATGACCGCTAAAGCTGAACGCAGGGATTTGCGGTTAGGAATGGAATTAGGGGCGGATGACTACATCACAAAACCCTTTACACCGATAGAACTTTTGAGTACCATTCGCGCCCGATTAAAAAAACAACAACAGTATTTATTCCAATATGCGGAGGAACGAGAACGTGCCAATCAACTTAAACAGAAAGTTTCTGAACTTGAGCAACTCAGCAAAACCCAGGAAGAACTGTTAACGCGGCTATCAGAAGAACTAAGTAACCCGATGTCTAATATTAGTTTAGCAGTTCAAATGTTAAACTTATTATCAACCCAAGCCAATCAAGTACCTGATTTAGCGTTAAAACAACAACGTTACTTAAAAATTCTCCAAGAAGAATGTGCGCGGGAAGTGAGTATCCTCAATCAGATTTCAGACTTAAAAACGATATTAACCCCAGAAAATATTAAATTCATTCGCAAACTCAATGTATTACAGAGAAACAACTATGACTAA
- a CDS encoding ATP-binding protein, protein MTQFDLFPEPLSLNNCDRELIHLPGTIQSHGILFVLSNPDLNILQVSNNTEVYLGIPPEQCLGQPLSFLFASEQLFALQECLEETFDQVNPVQLQVHINQDIKRFQGIIHRSPQNYLILELEPTSEKEPPNFFNFYELTKKVFLKLQKTTTLAEICEVLIQHIRKITGFDRVMIYRFSPDGSGTVIAEEKREDLEPYLGLHYPDSDIPKQAKQLYIVNGLRLIPDINYQPVPIISMPSDTATEPLDLSFSVLRSVSPIHREYLKNMGVAASLSISIVNNNQLWGLIACHHYSPKFLSYSLRTVCEFLGQAMSLELPTKVENENLDYKLSLKSLQTKFTDIMVQAETVMDALLQNQEDLLKLMAAEGAVFVQDEHLISLGQTPAISELEPLILWLSDQFKNHTFVTDSLSRVYPPAANFQAVASGLLAISITKIKRNFILWFRPEQLQYVNWAGNPDKPKRIEEDGSLTIFPRKSFALWQETVQGKSLPWQPFEIEAALEVRSALVSIILQKADELAAINLDLQRTNSELDAFVYIASHDLKEPLRGIHNYSTFLLEDYGQILDEDGVYKLQTLVDLTKRMEDLINSLLHFSRLGRQELKLNPLDLNKLIPQIVELFQMSYVADTINIVIPRPLPLIRGDKILIQEVLTNLISNGLKYNEQFIKSVEIGYLDPELVITEETQPILTLYIRDNGIGIPPKHHDTIFRIFKRLHARTQYGGGTGAGLTIVKKIIERHGGTIWLNSIPHEGTTFYFTLPYFLG, encoded by the coding sequence ATGACACAATTTGACCTTTTTCCTGAACCTTTAAGTTTAAACAACTGTGATCGAGAGCTTATTCATCTTCCGGGCACAATTCAATCTCATGGAATTTTGTTTGTGTTATCCAATCCCGACCTCAATATTCTTCAAGTTAGTAATAATACAGAGGTTTATTTAGGGATTCCACCCGAACAATGTTTAGGACAACCCCTATCTTTTCTATTTGCCTCAGAGCAACTTTTTGCCCTGCAAGAGTGTTTAGAAGAAACCTTTGATCAGGTTAATCCGGTACAACTTCAGGTGCACATTAATCAAGATATTAAAAGATTCCAAGGGATTATTCACCGTTCTCCTCAAAATTATTTAATTTTAGAATTAGAACCAACAAGTGAAAAAGAACCGCCCAATTTCTTTAATTTTTATGAATTGACTAAAAAGGTATTTTTGAAACTGCAAAAAACAACAACTCTTGCTGAAATTTGTGAAGTTTTAATCCAACACATCCGAAAAATTACGGGGTTTGATCGAGTCATGATTTATCGGTTTTCTCCCGATGGTTCAGGAACGGTCATTGCCGAAGAAAAGCGAGAGGATTTAGAACCTTATCTGGGATTACATTATCCTGATTCTGATATTCCTAAACAAGCAAAACAACTCTATATTGTCAATGGATTGCGATTAATTCCTGATATTAATTATCAACCTGTTCCTATTATTTCTATGCCATCGGATACAGCAACAGAACCCCTCGATTTAAGCTTTAGTGTGTTGAGGAGTGTCTCTCCCATTCATCGAGAATATTTAAAGAATATGGGAGTCGCAGCATCTCTGTCAATTTCAATTGTTAACAATAATCAACTTTGGGGATTAATTGCCTGTCATCATTACAGCCCTAAATTTCTTTCCTATAGCCTGAGAACGGTGTGTGAATTTCTGGGACAAGCGATGTCTTTAGAGTTACCGACTAAGGTAGAAAATGAAAATTTAGATTACAAACTATCCCTAAAATCTCTGCAAACGAAATTTACAGATATTATGGTTCAGGCAGAAACGGTCATGGATGCTTTACTGCAAAATCAAGAAGATCTCCTGAAATTAATGGCGGCAGAAGGGGCGGTTTTTGTTCAAGATGAGCATTTAATTTCCCTAGGACAAACCCCTGCAATTTCAGAGTTAGAACCCTTGATTCTGTGGTTATCTGATCAATTTAAAAATCATACGTTTGTTACCGATTCCCTCTCAAGGGTGTACCCTCCAGCGGCAAATTTTCAGGCGGTTGCTAGTGGTTTACTGGCAATTTCCATTACCAAAATTAAACGAAATTTTATTTTATGGTTTCGTCCTGAACAATTACAATATGTGAACTGGGCGGGAAATCCTGATAAACCAAAACGAATTGAAGAAGATGGCAGTTTAACAATTTTTCCACGTAAATCCTTTGCTTTGTGGCAAGAAACGGTTCAAGGAAAGTCCTTACCTTGGCAACCTTTTGAAATCGAAGCCGCCTTAGAAGTCAGAAGTGCCTTAGTTAGTATTATTTTACAGAAAGCTGACGAACTGGCTGCGATAAATTTAGATTTACAACGCACCAATAGTGAGTTAGATGCCTTTGTTTATATTGCTTCCCATGATTTAAAAGAACCCTTGCGGGGAATTCATAATTATTCTACCTTTTTATTAGAAGATTATGGTCAAATTCTCGATGAGGATGGAGTTTATAAACTGCAAACCTTAGTCGATTTGACGAAACGGATGGAGGATTTAATCAATTCTCTATTACATTTTTCTCGCCTGGGGCGACAGGAATTGAAGCTGAATCCGTTAGATTTGAATAAGTTAATCCCTCAGATTGTAGAATTGTTTCAAATGAGTTATGTAGCCGATACAATCAATATTGTGATTCCTCGACCTTTACCCTTGATTCGAGGGGATAAAATTTTAATTCAAGAAGTCTTGACAAATTTAATCAGTAATGGATTAAAATATAATGAGCAGTTCATCAAATCTGTCGAAATTGGCTATTTAGATCCAGAACTCGTGATCACTGAAGAAACTCAACCGATTTTAACGTTGTATATTCGGGATAATGGGATTGGAATTCCTCCCAAGCATCATGACACTATTTTCAGAATTTTTAAACGGCTTCATGCACGGACTCAATATGGAGGCGGAACAGGAGCGGGATTAACAATTGTTAAAAAAATTATTGAACGACATGGGGGAACAATTTGGCTTAATTCTATTCCCCATGAAGGGACAACCTTTTACTTTACACTTCCTTATTTTTTAGGATAA
- a CDS encoding response regulator — MQYQRTILVVEDSDEDFTAFKRVMRQLSYSNRIYRVMDGDDALAYLYHQDYYSNPDIAPVPDLILLDLNLPGTDGREVIYQVKQDIILKSIPIIVLTSSSNPKDIETCYLYGANSYLLKPLGIDEFKQTIKHFLHYWLEVSLLR; from the coding sequence ATGCAATATCAAAGAACGATATTAGTGGTTGAGGATAGTGATGAAGACTTCACCGCATTCAAACGGGTGATGCGACAGTTATCCTATTCTAATCGGATTTATAGGGTTATGGATGGAGACGATGCGTTAGCTTATTTGTATCATCAAGATTATTATTCTAATCCCGATATCGCACCTGTTCCAGATTTAATTCTTCTGGATCTGAACTTACCGGGAACGGATGGTCGGGAGGTTATTTACCAGGTAAAACAAGATATAATCCTAAAAAGTATCCCGATTATTGTCTTAACCTCATCTTCCAACCCTAAAGATATAGAAACCTGCTATCTCTACGGAGCTAATAGTTATCTGTTAAAACCTTTAGGTATAGATGAATTCAAACAGACCATCAAGCATTTTCTTCATTATTGGCTAGAAGTTTCTCTACTGCGGTAA
- a CDS encoding hybrid sensor histidine kinase/response regulator, giving the protein MALPPSLLIVDDEPDNFHVIEFLLYQEGYDLSFARNSTEALDYLSVKLPDVILLDVMMPQFDGIALCHQIKKNPLWCHLPIIMVTVLTAKEDLALCLDAGADDFISKPVNGIELRARIRSILRMKQQYDELQSLLQAREDLSNMIIHDLNNPLAGVLFSCELLKLSPLQPKQLQKVEDILRLSKRMVSLVNSLLIIAKVQTDEFVLEYDQVDLSEIGHAVVTDFEAIVAYRQIKLLYEFPEAGRQISVDPVILQRVIDNLLSNAIKFSPVGSQVTLRISYPPDAMLKIQVIDCGSGISEESRQRIFEKYDIGTFRKGIPQIGLGLAFCKLAVEAHGGTISIENNNPQGSIFTVVI; this is encoded by the coding sequence ATGGCTTTACCTCCTTCCCTGCTGATCGTGGATGATGAGCCAGACAATTTTCATGTCATCGAATTTCTCTTATATCAAGAAGGGTATGATCTGAGTTTTGCCAGGAACAGCACTGAAGCCTTGGACTATTTATCGGTCAAATTACCCGATGTGATTTTATTAGATGTGATGATGCCACAGTTCGATGGAATTGCACTTTGTCATCAGATCAAAAAAAATCCCCTTTGGTGTCATCTTCCGATTATTATGGTCACCGTTTTAACGGCTAAAGAAGATTTAGCACTTTGTTTAGATGCAGGTGCGGATGATTTTATTAGTAAGCCGGTGAATGGGATTGAATTGCGTGCCCGAATTCGCTCTATACTAAGAATGAAGCAGCAATATGATGAATTACAATCGTTACTTCAAGCGAGAGAGGATTTATCCAATATGATTATTCATGATTTGAATAATCCTTTGGCTGGGGTTTTATTTAGTTGTGAACTTCTCAAACTTTCCCCGTTACAACCTAAACAACTTCAAAAGGTTGAGGATATTTTACGACTAAGCAAACGCATGGTTTCCTTAGTCAATAGTTTATTAATTATAGCTAAAGTTCAAACGGATGAATTCGTTTTGGAGTATGATCAGGTTGATCTATCTGAAATCGGTCATGCAGTGGTGACGGATTTTGAAGCAATTGTGGCTTATCGTCAGATCAAGTTATTGTATGAGTTTCCCGAAGCCGGGAGACAAATATCTGTTGATCCGGTGATTTTACAACGAGTGATTGATAATTTATTATCGAATGCTATTAAATTTTCTCCCGTAGGAAGTCAAGTTACTTTACGAATCAGTTATCCCCCGGACGCAATGCTGAAAATTCAGGTCATTGATTGCGGTTCTGGGATTAGCGAGGAAAGCCGACAACGGATTTTTGAGAAATACGATATCGGAACTTTTCGCAAAGGAATTCCTCAAATTGGATTAGGTTTAGCGTTTTGTAAATTAGCCGTTGAAGCTCACGGAGGGACAATTTCTATTGAAAATAACAATCCTCAAGGGTCTATTTTTACTGTCGTAATCTAA
- the hemB gene encoding porphobilinogen synthase — MPSQSHRNSLNLVQRPRRLRRTDALRRMVQETHLTVNDLIYPLFVMEGENQKVEVSSMPGSYRYTLDLLLKEVNEAWELGIPAIALFPLVAEEKKDNAGTESYNPDGLIQRTVRAIKQAIPEIMIITDIALDPFSSKGHDGIVSDQGEILNDETVEVLVKQALSHAEAGADIVAPSDMMDGRIGAIRQGLDEAGYIEVGILAYTAKYASAYYGPFRDALDSAPKFGDKKTYQMNPANSREALTELALDECEGADIVMVKPALAYLDIIHLLRSATDLPVAAYNVSGEYAMIKAAGQMGWIDEKKVMLETLTSIKRAGADLILTYFAKEVALILR; from the coding sequence ATGCCATCCCAATCTCATAGAAATTCCTTAAATCTGGTTCAACGTCCTCGCCGTCTCCGCCGCACCGATGCTCTGCGCCGCATGGTTCAGGAAACCCATCTTACGGTTAATGACTTAATTTATCCTCTGTTTGTGATGGAGGGGGAAAACCAAAAAGTTGAGGTTTCTTCCATGCCTGGAAGTTACCGCTATACCTTAGATTTACTTTTAAAAGAAGTCAATGAAGCTTGGGAATTAGGTATTCCCGCCATTGCCTTATTTCCCTTGGTCGCTGAAGAAAAAAAAGATAACGCTGGAACAGAAAGTTATAACCCGGATGGCTTAATTCAACGCACGGTGCGGGCGATTAAACAGGCTATTCCTGAAATTATGATCATTACCGATATTGCGCTTGATCCGTTTTCGAGTAAGGGTCATGATGGCATCGTCAGTGATCAGGGGGAAATTCTCAATGATGAAACCGTTGAAGTCTTAGTCAAACAAGCTTTGTCCCATGCGGAAGCGGGGGCTGATATTGTCGCGCCGTCGGATATGATGGATGGTCGGATTGGGGCGATTCGTCAAGGGTTAGATGAAGCGGGATATATTGAAGTTGGGATTTTAGCTTATACGGCTAAATATGCCTCCGCCTATTATGGCCCTTTCCGGGATGCCTTGGATTCGGCTCCTAAATTTGGCGATAAGAAAACCTATCAAATGAACCCCGCCAACTCCAGAGAAGCGTTAACGGAATTGGCTTTGGATGAATGCGAAGGCGCTGATATTGTCATGGTCAAACCCGCTTTAGCGTATTTGGATATTATTCATCTGTTGCGGTCAGCAACAGATCTTCCCGTAGCCGCCTATAACGTCAGTGGGGAATATGCCATGATTAAAGCCGCTGGACAAATGGGTTGGATTGATGAGAAAAAAGTCATGTTAGAAACCTTAACCAGTATTAAACGGGCCGGGGCTGATTTAATTCTCACCTATTTTGCTAAGGAAGTGGCTCTGATTTTACGTTAA
- the pta gene encoding phosphate acetyltransferase, protein MINNLYISAIEPNSGKSLILLGIMELLSKRIRRLGFFRPMIHAGTQPDNDIELISSRYHLEFPYEAYYGVTHEETRTLVAEGQLEEILKRIIEKYKILESKCDFIICEGTDFTDIISAFEFNLNAEIANQLSAPILLVANGQGKTIKELISSVKSEREAFIEQGCSLVATMVNRIPLEQFQSVADQLEHIWSYDDPVFFLPEIEDLGKPTVGEIATAVQARLVHGDPEQLKQEVISFKVAAMHVPNFLYHIREGSLIITPGDRADIILACLASTFSENYPNIAGIILTGGLELAPSLHKLIKGFKKWTIPILAVENDTYNTATKINQVHSKITPDNERKIASALGGFENYIDTSKIEKQISLSRSSRITPIMFEYELIARAKKQRQHIVLPEGTEERILKASEILLRRGVAEITLLGNPDEIREKATSFGLKLEGVNLVNPMTCEWYQDYAQTYYQLRKHKGITEDYARDVMHDVSYFGTMMVYKGMADGMVSGAVHTTGHTIRPALEFIKTQPGCSIVSSVFLMCLEDRVLVYGDCAVNPNPNPQQLADIAISSALTAQQFGVEPLVAMLSYSTGESGQGEDVDKVREATILARQLRPDLKIEGPIQYDAAVDEDVAKTKLPGSEVAGHATVFIFPDLNTGNNTYKAVQRSADAIAIGPVLQGLNKPVNDLSRGCTIPDIVNTVAITAIQAQGIN, encoded by the coding sequence ATGATTAACAATTTATATATTAGTGCCATTGAACCCAATAGTGGTAAATCCTTGATTCTGTTAGGTATCATGGAATTACTCTCCAAACGCATTCGACGGTTAGGATTTTTCCGTCCTATGATTCATGCGGGAACCCAACCAGATAATGATATTGAACTGATTTCCAGTCGCTATCACTTAGAGTTTCCCTATGAAGCTTATTATGGAGTCACCCATGAAGAAACCCGGACGTTAGTTGCGGAAGGACAACTTGAAGAAATTCTCAAACGCATTATTGAAAAATATAAAATCTTAGAATCTAAATGTGATTTTATTATCTGTGAAGGGACGGATTTTACTGATATTATTTCCGCCTTTGAGTTTAACCTTAATGCTGAAATTGCTAATCAATTATCTGCCCCTATTTTATTAGTTGCTAATGGTCAAGGGAAAACCATAAAAGAACTGATTAGCAGTGTTAAAAGTGAACGAGAAGCCTTTATAGAACAAGGGTGTAGCTTAGTTGCAACGATGGTTAATCGCATTCCCTTAGAACAATTTCAATCCGTTGCTGATCAACTTGAACATATTTGGTCTTATGATGATCCGGTGTTTTTCTTACCCGAAATCGAAGACTTAGGGAAACCAACCGTTGGAGAAATTGCCACCGCCGTTCAAGCTCGATTGGTTCATGGTGATCCCGAACAATTAAAACAAGAAGTGATATCGTTTAAAGTGGCAGCCATGCACGTTCCAAATTTCTTATATCATATTCGAGAAGGCAGTTTAATCATTACCCCAGGCGATCGCGCTGATATTATTTTAGCGTGTTTAGCTTCCACTTTTTCAGAAAATTATCCCAATATTGCCGGAATTATTTTAACCGGAGGCTTAGAACTTGCGCCCTCCCTCCATAAACTGATTAAAGGCTTTAAAAAATGGACAATTCCCATTTTAGCAGTTGAAAACGATACCTACAATACCGCCACAAAAATTAATCAGGTTCACTCAAAAATTACGCCCGATAACGAGCGAAAAATCGCATCTGCGTTAGGAGGGTTTGAAAATTATATTGATACGTCTAAAATCGAAAAACAGATTTCATTGTCTCGGTCTTCGCGCATTACTCCCATTATGTTCGAGTATGAATTAATTGCACGAGCTAAAAAACAACGTCAACATATTGTATTACCCGAAGGCACAGAAGAACGGATTTTAAAAGCCAGTGAAATTTTATTAAGGCGGGGTGTCGCCGAAATTACTTTATTAGGAAATCCCGATGAAATTCGAGAAAAAGCAACGTCCTTTGGCTTAAAACTCGAGGGCGTTAATCTTGTTAATCCCATGACTTGCGAATGGTATCAAGACTATGCTCAAACCTATTATCAACTCCGAAAACATAAAGGCATTACCGAAGATTATGCGCGAGATGTGATGCACGATGTTAGCTATTTTGGTACAATGATGGTTTATAAAGGCATGGCAGATGGCATGGTATCCGGGGCGGTTCATACCACTGGACATACCATCCGTCCCGCCTTAGAATTTATTAAAACTCAACCGGGATGTTCCATTGTTTCCAGTGTGTTTTTAATGTGTTTAGAAGACCGGGTTTTAGTCTATGGAGATTGTGCGGTTAATCCTAATCCTAATCCTCAACAATTAGCAGATATTGCTATTAGTTCTGCCTTAACCGCTCAACAATTTGGGGTGGAACCCTTAGTGGCTATGTTATCCTATTCTACGGGAGAATCTGGTCAAGGAGAAGATGTGGATAAAGTTCGAGAAGCTACGATTCTAGCTCGTCAATTACGTCCCGATTTAAAAATAGAAGGCCCAATTCAATATGATGCGGCGGTTGATGAAGATGTGGCTAAAACAAAACTTCCAGGAAGTGAAGTCGCCGGACACGCAACGGTGTTTATTTTCCCCGATTTAAACACCGGAAATAATACTTACAAAGCTGTACAACGGTCGGCGGATGCGATTGCCATTGGCCCGGTTTTACAAGGGTTAAATAAACCCGTGAATGATTTAAGTCGAGGCTGTACGATTCCTGATATTGTGAATACCGTTGCGATTACGGCGATTCAAGCTCAGGGAATCAATTAA
- a CDS encoding cadmium resistance transporter has protein sequence MLFLPRLQHLPLPITTSASNLLVIIAVFLFLVGVWCYTTYKLTCQRDISNLLTRYGNHLVPFVLIGLGVFIILDSASLTPLALMVSCLCLIGLIKMIQASQLKTQSL, from the coding sequence CTGCTATTTTTACCGAGATTACAGCATTTACCGCTACCAATTACGACGAGTGCTTCTAATTTATTGGTAATCATTGCTGTCTTTTTATTCCTTGTCGGAGTTTGGTGTTACACGACCTATAAACTGACTTGTCAACGTGATATTTCCAATTTACTCACCCGCTATGGAAATCATTTGGTTCCTTTTGTTTTAATCGGTTTAGGAGTATTTATTATCCTCGATAGTGCCTCGCTGACCCCATTGGCTTTAATGGTTAGCTGTTTGTGCTTAATAGGATTAATCAAAATGATTCAAGCCTCACAATTAAAAACTCAAAGTTTATAA